A window of the Gossypium hirsutum isolate 1008001.06 chromosome A05, Gossypium_hirsutum_v2.1, whole genome shotgun sequence genome harbors these coding sequences:
- the LOC107957304 gene encoding protein trichome birefringence-like 30 isoform X4, with amino-acid sequence MEMAAQRLLFAQMLSMVCMVQSIIPPEKKSFSYASYTTVFKMKDYNATLEFYWAPFLVESNVDPPTMRYGTVVPVVKLESISKHGDNWKNVDYLIFNTYIWWRYPTMKALNGATDSVDVDQNVAYERALKSWAKWVEENVDSNRTSVFFSSMSPTHMKLKQAL; translated from the exons ATGGAGATGGCAGCCCAGAGACTGCTCTTTGCCCAA ATGCTATCTATGGTTTGTATGGTTCAATCTATTATCCCACCAGAGAAGAAGAGCTTTAGTTATGCAAGCTATACCACTGTCTTTAAAATGAAG GATTACAATGCTACACTGGAGTTTTACTGGGCACCATTTCTGGTTGAATCCAATGTAGACCCTCCAACAATGAGGTATGGCACAGTGGTTCCTGTAGTCAAGCTTGAATCAATCTCAAAACACGGGGATAACTGGAAAAATGTGGATTATCTCatctttaatacatatatttgGTGGAGGTACCCCACCATGAAAGCTCT TAATGGGGCAACGGATTCTGTCGACGTTGATCAGAATGTAGCATATGAGAGGGCTTTGAAATCATGGGCTAAATGGGTGGAAGAAAATGTTGATTCTAATAGAACTTCAGTGTTCTTCAGCAGTATGAGTCCTACACATATGAA ATTAAAACAGGCGCTCTGA
- the LOC107957304 gene encoding protein ESKIMO 1 isoform X2: MRPFDKTQRCNYFPMLTIVTFSTLFFGFFCYNQYMKTIPFPDFKHQHPFQESSNSTYVQLQETNKADDGDYERIVSPLEECDIFTGEWVFDNGSSHPLYKEDDCEFLTDMVTCLKNGRPESLYQKWRWQPRDCSLPKFEANLLLEKLRGKRLMFVGDFINLNQMLSMVCMVQSIIPPEKKSFSYASYTTVFKMKDYNATLEFYWAPFLVESNVDPPTMRYGTVVPVVKLESISKHGDNWKNVDYLIFNTYIWWRYPTMKALNGATDSVDVDQNVAYERALKSWAKWVEENVDSNRTSVFFSSMSPTHMKLKQAL, from the exons ATGAGACCTTTTGATAAGACCCAAAGATGCAATTACTTCCCCATGCTAACCATAGTAACTTTTTCAACTTTGTTCTTTGGATTCTTTTGTTACAATCAATACATGAAAACCATTCCATTCCCAGATTTCAAACACCAACACCCCTTCCAGGAATCTTCAAACTCAACCTATGTTCAACTTCAAGAAACAAACAAAGCTGACGATGGTGACTATGAAAGGATTGTTTCGCCATTAGAAGAGTGTGATATCTTCACAGGAGAATGGGTTTTTGATAATGGGTCATCACACCCTTTATACAAAGAAGATGACTGTGAGTTCCTTACTGACATGGTAACTTGCTTGAAGAATGGAAGGCCTGAATCTTTATACCAGAAATGGAGATGGCAGCCCAGAGACTGCTCTTTGCCCAA GTTTGAGGCAAATTTATTGCTGGAGAAACTTAGAGGAAAGAGGCTAATGTTTGTTGGGGACTTCATAAATTTGAACCAGATGCTATCTATGGTTTGTATGGTTCAATCTATTATCCCACCAGAGAAGAAGAGCTTTAGTTATGCAAGCTATACCACTGTCTTTAAAATGAAG GATTACAATGCTACACTGGAGTTTTACTGGGCACCATTTCTGGTTGAATCCAATGTAGACCCTCCAACAATGAGGTATGGCACAGTGGTTCCTGTAGTCAAGCTTGAATCAATCTCAAAACACGGGGATAACTGGAAAAATGTGGATTATCTCatctttaatacatatatttgGTGGAGGTACCCCACCATGAAAGCTCT TAATGGGGCAACGGATTCTGTCGACGTTGATCAGAATGTAGCATATGAGAGGGCTTTGAAATCATGGGCTAAATGGGTGGAAGAAAATGTTGATTCTAATAGAACTTCAGTGTTCTTCAGCAGTATGAGTCCTACACATATGAA ATTAAAACAGGCGCTCTGA
- the LOC107957304 gene encoding protein ESKIMO 1 isoform X3, with protein sequence MRPFDKTQRCNYFPMLTIVTFSTLFFGFFCYNQYMKTIPFPDFKHQHPFQESSNSTYVQLQETNKADDGDYERIVSPLEECDIFTGEWVFDNGSSHPLYKEDDCEFLTDMVTCLKNGRPESLYQKWRWQPRDCSLPKFEANLLLEKLRGKRLMFVGDFINLNQMLSMVCMVQSIIPPEKKSFSYASYTTVFKMKDYNATLEFYWAPFLVESNVDPPTMRYGTVVPVVKLESISKHGDNWKNVDYLIFNTYIWWRYPTMKALNGATDSVDVDQNVAYERALKSWAKWVEENVDSNRTSVFFSN encoded by the exons ATGAGACCTTTTGATAAGACCCAAAGATGCAATTACTTCCCCATGCTAACCATAGTAACTTTTTCAACTTTGTTCTTTGGATTCTTTTGTTACAATCAATACATGAAAACCATTCCATTCCCAGATTTCAAACACCAACACCCCTTCCAGGAATCTTCAAACTCAACCTATGTTCAACTTCAAGAAACAAACAAAGCTGACGATGGTGACTATGAAAGGATTGTTTCGCCATTAGAAGAGTGTGATATCTTCACAGGAGAATGGGTTTTTGATAATGGGTCATCACACCCTTTATACAAAGAAGATGACTGTGAGTTCCTTACTGACATGGTAACTTGCTTGAAGAATGGAAGGCCTGAATCTTTATACCAGAAATGGAGATGGCAGCCCAGAGACTGCTCTTTGCCCAA GTTTGAGGCAAATTTATTGCTGGAGAAACTTAGAGGAAAGAGGCTAATGTTTGTTGGGGACTTCATAAATTTGAACCAGATGCTATCTATGGTTTGTATGGTTCAATCTATTATCCCACCAGAGAAGAAGAGCTTTAGTTATGCAAGCTATACCACTGTCTTTAAAATGAAG GATTACAATGCTACACTGGAGTTTTACTGGGCACCATTTCTGGTTGAATCCAATGTAGACCCTCCAACAATGAGGTATGGCACAGTGGTTCCTGTAGTCAAGCTTGAATCAATCTCAAAACACGGGGATAACTGGAAAAATGTGGATTATCTCatctttaatacatatatttgGTGGAGGTACCCCACCATGAAAGCTCT TAATGGGGCAACGGATTCTGTCGACGTTGATCAGAATGTAGCATATGAGAGGGCTTTGAAATCATGGGCTAAATGGGTGGAAGAAAATGTTGATTCTAATAGAACTTCAGTGTTCTTCAGCA ATTAA
- the LOC107957304 gene encoding protein trichome birefringence-like 30 isoform X5, giving the protein MEMAAQRLLFAQMLSMVCMVQSIIPPEKKSFSYASYTTVFKMKDYNATLEFYWAPFLVESNVDPPTMRYGTVVPVVKLESISKHGDNWKNVDYLIFNTYIWWRYPTMKALNGATDSVDVDQNVAYERALKSWAKWVEENVDSNRTSVFFSN; this is encoded by the exons ATGGAGATGGCAGCCCAGAGACTGCTCTTTGCCCAA ATGCTATCTATGGTTTGTATGGTTCAATCTATTATCCCACCAGAGAAGAAGAGCTTTAGTTATGCAAGCTATACCACTGTCTTTAAAATGAAG GATTACAATGCTACACTGGAGTTTTACTGGGCACCATTTCTGGTTGAATCCAATGTAGACCCTCCAACAATGAGGTATGGCACAGTGGTTCCTGTAGTCAAGCTTGAATCAATCTCAAAACACGGGGATAACTGGAAAAATGTGGATTATCTCatctttaatacatatatttgGTGGAGGTACCCCACCATGAAAGCTCT TAATGGGGCAACGGATTCTGTCGACGTTGATCAGAATGTAGCATATGAGAGGGCTTTGAAATCATGGGCTAAATGGGTGGAAGAAAATGTTGATTCTAATAGAACTTCAGTGTTCTTCAGCA ATTAA
- the LOC107957304 gene encoding protein ESKIMO 1 isoform X1: MRPFDKTQRCNYFPMLTIVTFSTLFFGFFCYNQYMKTIPFPDFKHQHPFQESSNSTYVQLQETNKADDGDYERIVSPLEECDIFTGEWVFDNGSSHPLYKEDDCEFLTDMVTCLKNGRPESLYQKWRWQPRDCSLPKFEANLLLEKLRGKRLMFVGDFINLNQMLSMVCMVQSIIPPEKKSFSYASYTTVFKMKDYNATLEFYWAPFLVESNVDPPTMRYGTVVPVVKLESISKHGDNWKNVDYLIFNTYIWWRYPTMKALNGATDSVDVDQNVAYERALKSWAKWVEENVDSNRTSVFFSSMSPTHMKYKLANT, from the exons ATGAGACCTTTTGATAAGACCCAAAGATGCAATTACTTCCCCATGCTAACCATAGTAACTTTTTCAACTTTGTTCTTTGGATTCTTTTGTTACAATCAATACATGAAAACCATTCCATTCCCAGATTTCAAACACCAACACCCCTTCCAGGAATCTTCAAACTCAACCTATGTTCAACTTCAAGAAACAAACAAAGCTGACGATGGTGACTATGAAAGGATTGTTTCGCCATTAGAAGAGTGTGATATCTTCACAGGAGAATGGGTTTTTGATAATGGGTCATCACACCCTTTATACAAAGAAGATGACTGTGAGTTCCTTACTGACATGGTAACTTGCTTGAAGAATGGAAGGCCTGAATCTTTATACCAGAAATGGAGATGGCAGCCCAGAGACTGCTCTTTGCCCAA GTTTGAGGCAAATTTATTGCTGGAGAAACTTAGAGGAAAGAGGCTAATGTTTGTTGGGGACTTCATAAATTTGAACCAGATGCTATCTATGGTTTGTATGGTTCAATCTATTATCCCACCAGAGAAGAAGAGCTTTAGTTATGCAAGCTATACCACTGTCTTTAAAATGAAG GATTACAATGCTACACTGGAGTTTTACTGGGCACCATTTCTGGTTGAATCCAATGTAGACCCTCCAACAATGAGGTATGGCACAGTGGTTCCTGTAGTCAAGCTTGAATCAATCTCAAAACACGGGGATAACTGGAAAAATGTGGATTATCTCatctttaatacatatatttgGTGGAGGTACCCCACCATGAAAGCTCT TAATGGGGCAACGGATTCTGTCGACGTTGATCAGAATGTAGCATATGAGAGGGCTTTGAAATCATGGGCTAAATGGGTGGAAGAAAATGTTGATTCTAATAGAACTTCAGTGTTCTTCAGCAGTATGAGTCCTACACATATGAAGTATAAACTAGCGAACACTTGA